A DNA window from Chiloscyllium plagiosum isolate BGI_BamShark_2017 chromosome 9, ASM401019v2, whole genome shotgun sequence contains the following coding sequences:
- the LOC122553265 gene encoding probable G-protein coupled receptor 139, whose protein sequence is MTTVDLLVIISNVIIYYMLYYYFPFSFLHFTSIRSINEVINYTAVDCSVWLTVAFTVDRFVLICCQRLRAKYCREETAAVVTVIVMIIFSFKNIPVYYAFEPIYIINNVEWGAHLKPDYFTLPEWITFDWLDTILNPLLPYFLILLLNALTVRHIVMANRTRRALQGQRNTQNSDDPEMQSRRKSITLLFAISGTFIVLWMPYAIFFLISRITDTFYEPDHYMDPLLIAEYTGDMFQLLSSCTNTCVYAFAQSKFREQLRIAIMSPFLAIIKCVKYFFIA, encoded by the coding sequence ATGACGACAgttgatctcctggtcattatttcCAATGTGATAATCTACTACATGCTTTACTACTATTTCccattttcatttctacacttcACCTCAATAAGGAGCATCAATGAGGTGATCAACTACACAGCTGTTGACTGCTCTGTTTGGCTCACGGTCGCTTTCACTGTCGATCGCTTTGTCCTCATTTGTTGCCAGAGGTTGAGAGCAAAGTATTgcagggaggaaactgcagctgtGGTTACAGTGATTGTAATGATAATTTTCTCATTCAAAAACATCCCCGTGTACTATGCTTTTGAGCCAATCTATATAATTAACAATGTGGAATGGGGTGCTCATTTAAAACCGGACTATTTTACCTTACCAGAATGGATAACCTTTGACTGGCTTGATACAATTTTAAACCCACTATTGCCATACTTTCTCATTTtactgctcaatgcactgactgttCGACACATTGTGATGGCCAATCGAACCCGCAGAGCTCTGCAAGGTCAACGCAACACCCAGAACAGCGACGATCCAGAGATGCAgagccgaaggaaatccatcactTTATTGTTCGCCATTTCTGGCACTTTCATCGTGCTGTGGATGCCATACGCTATATTTTTCCTCATTTCTAGAATTACAGATACATTTTATGAACCAGATCATTATATGGATCCCTTACTTATTGCAGAATATACTGGCGATATGTTTCAACTGCTGAGTTCCTGTACAAACACATGCGTTTATGCATTCGCTCAGTCTAAATTCAGAGAACAGTTGCGAATTGCAATAATGTCTCCATTCCTTGCAATTATTAAATGCGTCAAATACTTTTTCATTGCATGA